In Candidatus Contubernalis alkalaceticus, the following proteins share a genomic window:
- a CDS encoding TadE/TadG family type IV pilus assembly protein, which translates to MFKLFSRIKKNEKGQSMVEFALIAVPLLILLLGIIEFGWLFNAQIILTGSAREGARVAAVGGNQEEIQSAVIQHVGNTGLVIADNTISAAYENDEVTISVSGFINPLVGFFFSSSVELSSQAVMRLEFNNDY; encoded by the coding sequence ATGTTTAAACTATTTTCTCGAATTAAAAAGAATGAAAAGGGACAATCCATGGTGGAGTTTGCATTGATAGCCGTCCCCCTTTTAATACTGCTGCTGGGAATTATCGAATTCGGTTGGTTGTTCAATGCTCAGATTATTCTTACGGGTTCTGCCCGGGAAGGAGCCCGGGTGGCTGCTGTTGGTGGGAACCAGGAGGAGATTCAGTCAGCGGTGATTCAACATGTGGGAAATACGGGACTTGTGATAGCGGACAATACCATTAGTGCCGCCTATGAGAATGATGAGGTCACCATCTCCGTCAGTGGTTTTATCAATCCATTGGTGGGGTTTTTTTTCAGTAGTAGTGTGGAACTATCCTCCCAGGCGGTTATGCGGCTGGAATTTAATAATGACTACTAA
- the cpaB gene encoding Flp pilus assembly protein CpaB: MTNNKRIYIAAVILGLITVITLNYYLKTLDKPAFADIPHTEVVVAVNTIPEHTRITADMLQLESLPSEAIHPEAILSLSDAVDGISRTDIIKGEQVLASRVTSEDRRASLSYRVPEGMRAISIPVNEVSGVAGYISAGDKVDIMVSYLIGETKDTDTDTESQEEHTVVYTVLQNVTVLAAGAFTQQRDDEESQMVGTITLAVGPEQAEVLAFAFRMGVFHLTLRSPLDETRVNLDSYGTHNFETFRER, from the coding sequence TTGACAAACAATAAACGAATTTATATCGCTGCGGTTATTTTAGGATTAATAACTGTTATTACCTTGAATTATTACTTAAAAACTTTAGATAAGCCCGCTTTTGCCGATATACCTCATACCGAAGTGGTGGTTGCGGTGAACACCATCCCGGAACATACCAGGATTACGGCGGATATGCTGCAGTTGGAATCTCTCCCTTCGGAAGCTATTCATCCGGAGGCGATCTTATCCCTCAGCGATGCCGTTGATGGAATATCCAGGACAGATATTATTAAAGGGGAACAGGTGCTGGCCAGCCGTGTTACCTCTGAAGATCGAAGAGCCAGTTTGTCCTATCGAGTGCCCGAGGGGATGCGGGCTATTTCCATTCCGGTTAACGAAGTGTCAGGAGTTGCCGGATATATTTCTGCCGGAGATAAAGTAGATATCATGGTTAGTTATTTAATCGGGGAAACAAAAGACACAGATACAGACACGGAAAGCCAGGAGGAACATACGGTAGTTTACACGGTACTTCAGAATGTAACCGTTCTTGCCGCAGGGGCCTTTACCCAACAGAGAGATGATGAAGAAAGCCAAATGGTGGGTACCATAACCCTGGCCGTGGGGCCTGAACAGGCTGAAGTTTTAGCCTTTGCTTTCCGGATGGGCGTTTTCCACCTTACTCTCCGTTCACCTCTGGATGAGACCAGGGTTAACCTGGACTCATACGGAACGCATAACTTTGAGACCTTTAGAGAGAGGTGA
- a CDS encoding response regulator, translated as MIRIVVIDDHPLVRKGIEMVAGLEQDIQVVGFASNGAEALEQITSLKPNVALVDLRLPGEHGLDIIKKSRKVHKECKYVILTSYANEIEIQEAMKEEVDGYILKEALPEELIAALRLVVKGRKYYDPVVVQFAMGQNSTGEEDGISRLTPREMEVLGALSKGYNNKTIAEQLVISEHTVKKHIGQVLEKLNLKDRTQAALYAVSKGIGKK; from the coding sequence TTGATAAGAATCGTGGTCATAGACGATCATCCCCTGGTCAGGAAAGGGATTGAAATGGTGGCCGGCCTGGAGCAGGATATTCAGGTGGTAGGCTTTGCTTCCAACGGAGCAGAGGCTCTGGAGCAAATTACTTCTTTAAAACCCAATGTAGCCCTGGTGGATTTACGGCTTCCCGGGGAGCACGGCCTGGATATAATTAAAAAAAGCCGGAAGGTTCATAAAGAGTGTAAGTATGTTATTTTAACCTCTTATGCCAATGAGATAGAAATTCAGGAGGCTATGAAGGAGGAGGTGGACGGATATATATTAAAGGAGGCTCTGCCGGAGGAATTGATCGCGGCACTGCGTTTGGTGGTGAAAGGTAGAAAATATTATGATCCGGTGGTGGTCCAGTTTGCCATGGGACAGAACTCCACCGGGGAAGAAGATGGCATTAGCCGGTTGACCCCCCGGGAGATGGAAGTGCTGGGAGCCTTATCCAAAGGTTACAATAACAAAACCATAGCAGAGCAGCTGGTAATCAGTGAACATACCGTTAAGAAACATATTGGACAGGTTTTAGAAAAGCTGAACCTGAAGGACCGGACCCAGGCAGCTCTCTATGCCGTATCCAAAGGGATAGGAAAAAAATAA
- a CDS encoding nucleotide-binding protein, giving the protein MDRINVIIVEDDQEERANITEILSSVEDIKIMGEADSSEEILEALNTFTPDVLLIGAYIPGGGYQLAEKVSSAYPGITMIIIERELREETFRKALFAGAKDVIISPYTSSALVDSIYTSVQMELKRPAVKSSSGSTAGRQFQKQGQVITVFSTKGGVGKTLVAVNLAVSLAKEKKGTVALVDLDLDFGNVALALDTLPRYTISDAINEIPEFDPESLESYLFPHSSGIMVLPVNAQPQGSDLIAYQQVDMILKMLKSLFDFVVIDLPSRFSEPINSAFELADLLVMVTTPEVSTVRNIKTSLMALSELNYPKNKIKLVLNKAEPRGEIKPKDVETTLNQRLYAVLPVDYKVAGSSLNKGIPAVLLYPRAKISRSFQDLARKIIAGDPGKKAKGKSSRGGGEE; this is encoded by the coding sequence ATGGATAGAATTAATGTAATTATCGTAGAAGACGACCAGGAGGAAAGGGCTAATATAACTGAGATTCTATCATCTGTGGAGGATATAAAAATTATGGGGGAGGCGGATTCCTCTGAAGAAATTCTGGAGGCTTTGAATACTTTTACACCGGATGTGCTTTTAATCGGGGCTTATATTCCCGGGGGTGGGTATCAGCTGGCGGAAAAAGTATCTTCGGCATATCCCGGGATAACTATGATTATTATTGAACGGGAGCTTAGGGAGGAAACCTTCAGGAAGGCCCTTTTTGCCGGGGCTAAAGACGTTATTATTTCTCCCTATACCTCTTCTGCCCTGGTGGATTCCATCTATACCAGTGTACAGATGGAATTGAAAAGGCCGGCGGTGAAGAGCAGTTCCGGATCCACGGCCGGCAGGCAGTTTCAAAAACAAGGACAAGTTATTACAGTGTTCAGTACCAAGGGGGGAGTGGGGAAGACCTTAGTTGCCGTAAATCTTGCGGTGTCATTGGCTAAAGAAAAAAAAGGAACAGTAGCCCTGGTAGATTTGGACCTGGATTTTGGTAATGTTGCTTTAGCCTTGGATACCCTGCCTCGCTATACCATATCCGATGCAATTAATGAGATACCGGAATTTGACCCGGAATCATTGGAGAGCTACCTGTTTCCTCATTCTTCCGGCATCATGGTTCTGCCGGTCAATGCTCAGCCTCAAGGGTCAGATTTAATTGCTTACCAGCAGGTAGATATGATCCTTAAAATGCTTAAGAGCCTTTTTGATTTTGTGGTTATTGATCTGCCCTCACGGTTTTCTGAACCTATCAATTCTGCTTTTGAGCTGGCTGATTTACTGGTTATGGTCACCACCCCGGAGGTATCTACGGTGAGGAATATTAAAACCAGTTTGATGGCTTTAAGCGAGCTTAATTATCCCAAAAATAAAATTAAATTAGTCCTGAACAAAGCGGAGCCCCGGGGAGAGATTAAACCTAAAGATGTAGAAACTACATTAAATCAGCGTTTGTATGCAGTGCTGCCTGTAGATTATAAGGTGGCGGGGTCTTCGCTGAACAAAGGAATTCCTGCGGTATTACTATATCCCAGGGCTAAAATCAGCAGGAGTTTTCAGGATTTAGCTAGAAAGATTATAGCAGGAGACCCCGGCAAAAAGGCAAAGGGGAAAAGCAGCCGTGGTGGAGGGGAGGAATAA
- a CDS encoding CpaF family protein — translation MLFKPTSSNNLDKTEKSEKSAKESLVRKRKELEEIAVTTLQNVIDNLGSSLSLDKLDNYQKRQISEVINDTLNDVLKFQNLHFSLGDKQKIVNYVLDEIYGFGPINTLIHDPSVTEIMVNSFKDVYVERGGKLLRTDITFRDNNHVLHTIDKILKPLGRRVDESSPMVDARLPDGSRVNAIIPPLAIKGPTLTIRKFSVDPFTLTDLIGFGTLNDQMAHFLQACVRAKINIIVSGGTGSGKTTTLNVLSSFIPGNERIVTVEDAAELQLQQQHVVTLEGRPSNIEGKGRVSIRDLVINCLRMRPDRIVVGEVRGGEALDMLQAMNTGHDGSITTLHANTPRDAISRLETMVLMAGMELPLRAIREQISSALHLIIQQSRLPDGSRRLVNITEVTGMEGDTITLQDLFVFKQEGFSEKGKVLGRHLPTGIIPTFVEHLQNHGEQINKSMFQTRGTLDLGHRRM, via the coding sequence TTGTTGTTTAAACCTACATCTTCAAATAATCTTGACAAAACTGAGAAATCCGAAAAATCAGCAAAGGAATCCCTGGTAAGGAAAAGAAAAGAACTGGAAGAAATTGCAGTTACTACTCTGCAGAACGTAATTGACAATCTTGGAAGTTCCTTATCTTTAGATAAGCTGGACAATTATCAAAAAAGACAGATTTCTGAAGTAATCAATGATACGTTAAATGATGTCCTGAAATTCCAAAATCTACATTTTTCCCTGGGGGATAAGCAAAAGATTGTTAATTATGTTTTGGATGAAATCTATGGATTTGGCCCTATTAATACTTTAATTCATGATCCATCGGTTACAGAAATTATGGTTAATAGTTTTAAGGATGTATACGTGGAAAGGGGCGGAAAGCTGTTACGGACCGATATTACTTTCCGGGATAATAATCATGTGCTGCATACCATTGATAAAATTCTTAAGCCCCTGGGCCGGAGAGTGGACGAAAGTTCCCCTATGGTAGATGCCCGGCTGCCTGATGGTTCCAGGGTTAATGCCATTATACCCCCCCTGGCCATCAAAGGGCCTACGTTAACCATTCGTAAATTTTCTGTGGATCCCTTTACTCTGACGGATTTAATAGGGTTTGGAACGTTAAATGACCAGATGGCACATTTTCTGCAGGCCTGTGTCAGGGCTAAAATAAATATCATTGTTTCCGGGGGGACCGGCAGTGGTAAAACTACCACCCTTAATGTCCTTTCCAGTTTTATCCCCGGAAATGAGAGGATTGTCACCGTTGAAGATGCGGCGGAACTGCAGCTTCAGCAGCAGCATGTGGTCACCCTGGAGGGCCGTCCCTCTAACATAGAAGGGAAGGGCAGGGTAAGCATCCGGGACCTGGTGATTAACTGCCTGCGTATGAGGCCGGACCGCATTGTGGTGGGGGAGGTTCGGGGAGGAGAGGCTCTGGACATGCTCCAGGCTATGAACACCGGGCATGATGGTTCTATTACCACACTGCATGCGAATACGCCCCGGGATGCTATATCCCGACTGGAAACTATGGTTTTGATGGCGGGGATGGAGCTGCCCCTGAGGGCTATCCGGGAGCAGATTTCTTCTGCGCTGCACCTGATTATTCAGCAGTCCCGGCTGCCGGATGGGTCACGGAGATTGGTGAACATTACCGAGGTAACGGGAATGGAGGGAGATACTATAACCCTCCAGGATCTTTTTGTATTTAAGCAGGAAGGTTTTAGTGAAAAAGGCAAGGTGTTGGGACGGCATCTGCCTACGGGAATCATACCTACCTTTGTGGAGCACTTACAAAACCATGGAGAGCAGATAAACAAATCTATGTTTCAAACCAGGGGAACATTAGATTTAGGCCACAGGAGGATGTAA
- a CDS encoding COG2426 family protein, producing MDYLKVFILSATPIFEIRGGLPLGIGLGLTRWEAFTISVLGNIAVIIPLRFILWKLEQFLLESKLTSGLYGKMVRKARSKKASFEKYGKYALFLFVAVPLPTTGAYTACVAAHIFKISLRDSFFIISAGVVCSGAIILTAKILALTGVGHFW from the coding sequence ATGGATTATTTAAAGGTGTTCATATTGTCTGCAACCCCTATATTTGAAATTAGGGGGGGGCTTCCACTGGGTATTGGGCTGGGGCTTACCCGCTGGGAGGCATTTACCATCAGTGTGTTGGGAAACATTGCCGTTATTATTCCTCTCAGGTTTATTTTGTGGAAACTGGAACAGTTCCTGCTGGAGAGCAAACTTACCTCCGGGCTTTACGGAAAGATGGTTCGAAAAGCCCGTTCCAAAAAAGCAAGTTTTGAAAAGTACGGAAAGTATGCCCTGTTTTTATTTGTGGCTGTACCTCTTCCTACCACCGGTGCATATACTGCTTGTGTGGCGGCCCATATATTTAAGATTTCCCTCAGGGATTCTTTTTTTATTATCTCGGCAGGGGTAGTTTGTTCCGGGGCAATTATCCTTACTGCAAAAATTTTGGCGCTGACGGGAGTGGGCCATTTCTGGTAA
- a CDS encoding A24 family peptidase — translation MNFNINDYILIILIVLSLYFDLTQKKIPNFLTVPAVIWGLLYNTILNPFQGFVFSFSGLLVGIAVFLIPFMLGGMGGGDVKLMGAIGALKGMHFVLSSAVLTALFGGLIAVVILIVKGQLLSTLKRIILPVLKPLVSLVALRFRSPQLNEYYAGLSAEKEIKTADSLYFPYGVAIGLGTLTALSGFFSLF, via the coding sequence TTGAATTTCAATATAAACGATTATATCCTCATAATATTAATAGTTTTATCCTTATATTTCGACCTGACTCAGAAAAAAATCCCCAATTTCTTGACCGTACCGGCTGTGATTTGGGGTTTATTATATAATACCATTTTAAATCCCTTCCAGGGGTTTGTGTTCAGTTTTTCCGGACTGCTGGTGGGTATAGCTGTGTTTTTAATTCCTTTCATGCTGGGAGGCATGGGAGGGGGAGATGTTAAGCTTATGGGTGCCATCGGTGCTCTTAAGGGGATGCATTTCGTTTTGTCCTCTGCTGTTCTTACGGCACTTTTCGGAGGGTTGATAGCTGTTGTCATTTTGATTGTCAAGGGACAGCTTTTGTCTACCTTAAAAAGAATAATATTGCCTGTATTAAAACCACTGGTTTCTTTGGTGGCCCTACGGTTTAGAAGCCCCCAGCTGAATGAATATTATGCGGGGTTAAGTGCCGAAAAAGAAATAAAGACAGCCGACAGCTTATACTTCCCTTATGGAGTGGCTATAGGTTTAGGTACGTTAACCGCTCTTAGTGGTTTTTTTTCGTTATTTTAA
- a CDS encoding sensor histidine kinase: MIKTNLNNFKTALRGKKQIFKKMFEGYFIKGRISEEQVYEIFKLIRFISLLFTSGFYFLGPPQSLWVFKLAVIFLVSAAALLSLRIYDRNRYNPKVVGMLVALETMGVGALLVFTGGLQSPFIIYSLNPLVMASACLPLYLTWIFLGGFLTAAILDNFFLFGAQESVVQLLSQEANLFLFIILVTAAMQIFVSLFLSMARQSQQLHQQQLELSSAYQNLSENHHLIQEKLKHISSLYEAVETVSTRKDLKEIINLFAAYAKALTGSEKVVLWIEQDSSRAGEQDQNFIYSVRGRRSYFPEEFWHAALLQAWSKIQDVPEPVIQQVVDSTLNISGQLVCMPVKSRSRCYGLLAVLQSGNSQDIDEIMQTLGFLAELSAVSIERNLADIFADKLLLIEEQNRIANEIHDGISQNLFSIVYGVDVLSKQEDSLSEDCRSRLKEIRDLAAATAKEIRFLIYRLSPRHRGDDTFIKELKTYLESLGNLNQVIIEFNVNGKEELLKPVIRNAFYRIIKEATGNAVRHGKCSKINVELGMTPFGSNLKISDNGRGFDISLYDDVYKRNQGLGLVNMREMIMSLQGTLTIDSEQGKGTRVICTVPTLSAEKEMAVQ, from the coding sequence TTGATTAAAACCAATCTTAATAACTTTAAAACTGCTTTAAGGGGAAAAAAGCAAATATTTAAGAAGATGTTTGAGGGCTATTTTATCAAGGGGAGGATATCAGAGGAACAGGTTTATGAGATTTTTAAACTGATTCGTTTTATTTCCCTGTTATTTACTTCAGGCTTTTATTTCCTGGGGCCTCCTCAATCTCTCTGGGTTTTTAAGCTGGCGGTTATATTTTTAGTTTCTGCTGCAGCCCTGCTTTCCCTTCGCATTTATGATAGGAACCGCTATAACCCAAAAGTGGTGGGGATGCTGGTGGCTTTGGAGACTATGGGGGTGGGAGCTTTGTTGGTATTTACCGGCGGACTGCAGAGCCCCTTTATTATATATTCCCTAAATCCTTTGGTTATGGCCAGCGCCTGCCTTCCCTTGTATTTGACCTGGATATTTCTAGGTGGGTTTTTAACTGCAGCCATACTGGATAATTTTTTTCTTTTTGGTGCCCAGGAATCAGTGGTGCAGTTATTGTCTCAGGAAGCCAACCTGTTTCTTTTTATTATTTTGGTTACTGCGGCCATGCAGATCTTTGTTAGCCTTTTCCTTTCCATGGCCCGGCAGTCCCAGCAGCTGCATCAGCAGCAGTTGGAACTCTCTTCCGCCTATCAGAACCTCTCAGAAAACCATCACCTTATACAGGAAAAATTAAAACATATATCCTCTTTGTATGAAGCAGTGGAGACTGTTTCTACCCGCAAAGATTTGAAGGAGATTATAAATCTTTTTGCTGCCTACGCCAAGGCTTTAACGGGAAGTGAAAAGGTAGTGCTCTGGATTGAACAGGACAGCAGCCGGGCCGGTGAGCAGGATCAGAACTTTATTTATTCGGTCCGGGGGAGAAGGAGTTACTTTCCGGAGGAATTTTGGCATGCCGCTCTGCTTCAGGCCTGGTCAAAGATTCAAGATGTTCCGGAACCTGTAATTCAGCAGGTGGTAGATTCTACCTTGAATATTTCAGGGCAATTGGTATGTATGCCGGTAAAATCCCGGTCCCGCTGCTACGGACTGCTGGCGGTGCTGCAGTCGGGCAATTCACAGGATATTGATGAAATCATGCAGACCCTGGGCTTTTTGGCAGAGCTCAGTGCTGTTTCCATAGAAAGAAACCTGGCGGATATCTTTGCGGACAAGCTTCTGCTTATAGAAGAACAAAACCGGATCGCCAATGAAATCCATGACGGTATCTCTCAGAATTTGTTCAGCATCGTTTATGGAGTAGATGTTCTGTCTAAACAGGAAGATTCTCTGTCGGAGGACTGCCGCAGCCGGTTGAAGGAAATCCGTGATCTGGCTGCCGCAACAGCCAAGGAAATCCGTTTTTTAATATACCGCTTGAGCCCCCGTCATCGGGGAGACGACACCTTTATAAAAGAGCTTAAAACGTACCTGGAGAGCCTGGGTAATCTTAACCAGGTAATAATTGAATTTAACGTCAACGGCAAGGAAGAATTATTAAAGCCCGTTATTCGGAATGCTTTTTACCGAATTATAAAGGAGGCTACGGGAAATGCCGTTCGGCATGGAAAATGTTCTAAAATTAATGTGGAACTGGGGATGACCCCTTTTGGGTCTAATTTGAAGATTTCCGACAACGGCAGAGGTTTTGATATTTCCCTCTATGACGATGTGTACAAACGTAACCAGGGGTTGGGCCTGGTTAATATGCGGGAAATGATAATGTCCCTGCAGGGGACTTTGACTATAGATAGTGAACAGGGAAAGGGGACCAGGGTAATTTGTACGGTGCCAACGCTATCTGCAGAGAAAGAGATGGCAGTGCAGTGA
- a CDS encoding type II secretion system F family protein: protein MLHLLVLSVSFLTVVLFTVGIYNFLFASRLAVLQRLETYTLDEQAFEEIEANRGEGIRRELLKMMGMLGKFFSRGSKMADLQITLIQAHMLMRAEEFIGLVLFFGAGVFFFIYLLMGNVWAASLIGLLSFKLPGIYINIKKNKRMLTLNLQLPEALNLISNGLRAGYSFTQAMAVVSREMQPPISYEFGRVLKENALGKTMDDALMNFSRRTDNEDIDLFITALLIQRQVGGNLAEILDNIGHTIRERVRIQGEIKTLTAQGRMSAIIIVALPIGVAAFISVLNPEYMLPLIQEPLGRIMIGMAALSQFIGIVFIRRIVNIEI from the coding sequence ATGCTGCACTTATTAGTTTTGTCAGTCTCATTTCTCACGGTAGTCTTATTCACTGTGGGAATTTATAATTTTTTATTTGCTTCCAGGTTGGCGGTTCTTCAAAGATTGGAAACCTATACCCTGGACGAACAAGCTTTTGAAGAGATAGAAGCCAACCGCGGGGAGGGTATCAGGAGAGAGCTTTTAAAGATGATGGGGATGCTGGGCAAATTTTTTTCCCGGGGCTCTAAGATGGCTGATCTTCAAATTACCTTAATACAGGCTCATATGCTGATGCGGGCTGAGGAATTTATTGGCCTGGTACTTTTTTTCGGTGCCGGTGTCTTTTTCTTTATTTATTTATTGATGGGGAATGTATGGGCAGCCTCGCTCATAGGCCTGCTGAGCTTTAAGTTACCGGGAATCTACATCAACATCAAGAAAAATAAAAGGATGCTGACTTTGAACTTGCAGCTGCCGGAGGCCTTAAACTTGATATCCAACGGCCTTAGGGCCGGGTACAGCTTTACTCAAGCCATGGCGGTGGTGAGCAGGGAAATGCAGCCTCCCATTTCGTATGAGTTCGGCAGGGTCCTTAAGGAAAATGCCCTGGGTAAGACCATGGATGACGCTCTGATGAATTTTTCCCGCCGCACGGATAATGAAGATATTGATCTTTTCATTACCGCTTTATTGATTCAAAGGCAGGTGGGGGGGAACCTGGCGGAAATCCTGGATAATATTGGCCATACTATTCGGGAAAGGGTTAGAATTCAGGGGGAAATTAAAACCCTTACGGCTCAGGGAAGAATGTCTGCCATAATTATCGTGGCTCTGCCCATTGGGGTAGCCGCTTTTATCTCAGTTTTGAATCCCGAATATATGCTTCCGCTGATCCAGGAGCCCTTGGGGAGAATTATGATTGGAATGGCTGCCCTTTCGCAGTTTATAGGAATTGTCTTCATACGTAGAATTGTTAATATTGAAATATAA
- a CDS encoding pilus assembly protein TadG-related protein: MHIKKLLRDEKGTALVLFALAIFVLFGFAALVIDVGDMYVERRNMVTAADAAALAGVKELALTQNPEQAKIVAKEYGENKNGADICEVEIVTIDGEMAVQVKASVNKEQYFAKLIGFSDVMVSASASAIWGYPTGFNNLLPIYYEDEGLELPVGEQVLLAPKLGPGNWGLLDVGSGKKDVNLILTGEPSGELVSIGEILWSEPGNAQSRVNAIEERMQRAKTPNSGVKMEGVIPIIEVVGELSGKSKLQVVGFASIRIIDVITDETKEKDDNLWYGKGSVHAHLPNAPRLYAEGYEKKQDLTEEFPKGAVICEFLSFVFMPATEWISSSQDPAHDYGMYMVRLVQ, encoded by the coding sequence TTGCACATTAAAAAGTTACTAAGGGATGAAAAGGGGACGGCACTGGTACTTTTTGCTCTGGCAATTTTTGTCCTCTTCGGCTTTGCCGCACTGGTCATTGACGTAGGGGATATGTACGTTGAGAGGCGTAATATGGTTACCGCAGCCGATGCTGCTGCATTGGCCGGGGTAAAAGAATTGGCTCTTACTCAAAACCCGGAACAGGCAAAGATTGTTGCTAAAGAATATGGAGAGAATAAAAACGGTGCAGATATCTGTGAAGTAGAAATTGTAACCATAGATGGAGAAATGGCCGTTCAGGTTAAAGCCAGTGTGAATAAGGAACAATACTTTGCCAAGCTTATTGGCTTCTCGGATGTTATGGTTAGTGCCAGCGCTTCAGCAATCTGGGGGTATCCCACAGGTTTCAATAATCTTCTTCCTATTTATTATGAAGATGAAGGGTTAGAGCTGCCGGTAGGGGAGCAGGTTTTGCTTGCGCCCAAATTAGGTCCAGGAAACTGGGGCCTTTTGGATGTGGGCAGTGGGAAAAAGGATGTTAACCTGATTCTAACAGGAGAACCCTCAGGGGAACTAGTTTCCATAGGGGAGATACTTTGGAGTGAGCCGGGGAATGCTCAATCCCGGGTTAATGCCATTGAAGAGAGGATGCAGCGGGCCAAAACTCCTAATTCAGGGGTAAAAATGGAGGGGGTAATCCCCATCATTGAAGTGGTGGGAGAGTTATCGGGTAAGAGTAAACTTCAGGTTGTTGGATTTGCCTCTATTAGAATCATTGATGTGATTACTGATGAAACAAAAGAGAAAGACGATAATTTATGGTATGGCAAAGGTTCAGTCCATGCTCATCTGCCCAATGCTCCCAGGTTATATGCAGAAGGTTATGAAAAGAAGCAGGATTTAACTGAGGAATTTCCAAAAGGGGCTGTTATTTGTGAGTTTTTAAGCTTTGTATTCATGCCCGCTACGGAGTGGATATCCTCCTCTCAAGATCCGGCACATGATTACGGGATGTATATGGTGCGTTTGGTTCAGTAA
- a CDS encoding Flp family type IVb pilin produces MRELMKRLWKDEEGQGMVEYGLIIALIAVALIGALSLLEGGISGVFDDIVAGFGGGE; encoded by the coding sequence ATGAGAGAATTAATGAAGAGGCTTTGGAAGGATGAAGAAGGACAGGGAATGGTGGAGTATGGGTTGATTATTGCGTTGATTGCGGTTGCGTTGATAGGTGCGTTAAGTCTTTTAGAGGGTGGCATATCTGGGGTATTTGATGACATTGTTGCTGGATTTGGTGGCGGAGAATAA
- a CDS encoding class E sortase yields the protein MPDNNKVSNNSRIKKLPRPPGYWIGALLIIVGVSLVLFPFLKNSYEQYILTSKARDTIEQIKKESPLILPEENSRDNFPEQLLPKEAVLEIPTLNLIVNINYGIETEDFEHIPSFYPQSGYPMTGNVSIAGHRNAKNFRYVDELVKNDEIRLYYDNKLFLYYVDEVFLTHERDWSIIEPTETAALTLTTCDPPGSDPTDQRLIVRAYLSDSIELKD from the coding sequence ATGCCTGATAATAATAAAGTTAGTAATAATTCTAGAATTAAAAAACTACCTCGGCCCCCCGGTTACTGGATTGGAGCACTTTTAATTATAGTCGGTGTTTCCCTGGTGCTCTTTCCATTTTTAAAAAATTCTTATGAACAATATATTTTGACATCTAAGGCCAGGGATACTATAGAACAGATTAAGAAAGAAAGCCCTTTGATTCTTCCGGAAGAAAATTCCCGGGATAACTTTCCCGAACAGTTATTGCCTAAAGAAGCGGTGTTAGAGATTCCTACACTGAACCTTATAGTTAATATTAACTATGGCATTGAGACAGAAGATTTTGAACATATACCCAGTTTCTACCCTCAAAGTGGGTACCCTATGACGGGAAACGTTTCCATCGCCGGTCACCGTAATGCAAAAAACTTTCGTTATGTTGATGAGCTGGTTAAAAATGATGAAATCAGATTGTACTATGATAATAAGCTTTTTCTGTATTATGTAGATGAGGTCTTTTTAACTCATGAAAGGGATTGGAGTATCATTGAACCTACCGAAACTGCCGCCTTAACCCTTACTACCTGTGACCCTCCGGGCAGTGACCCCACGGACCAACGTCTAATCGTTAGAGCTTACCTCAGCGACAGTATTGAGCTAAAGGATTAG